Proteins encoded by one window of Raphanus sativus cultivar WK10039 unplaced genomic scaffold, ASM80110v3 Scaffold0462, whole genome shotgun sequence:
- the LOC108813283 gene encoding CSC1-like protein RXW8, producing MEIAALLTSAGINISICIVLLSLYSVLRKQPANYCVYFGRRLVCGGARRYDPFWYERFVPSPSWLVKAWETSEDELLAAAGLDAVVFLRMVIFSIRIFFITAVVCIAFVLPVNYYGQPTVHKEIHLESSEVFTIENLKEGSKWLWVHCLALYIITSAACLLLYFDYRTISKMRLGHITGTASKPSQFTVLIRAIPWSPDQSYSDTLSKYFTNYYSSSYMSHQMVYHNGIIQRLLLDAERMCQSIKHVAPEINCKPSLTPCTFCGGPTATNSFHKLSSEGDSVKGMELGELSMTTPEQERPAAFVFFKTRYDALVVSEVLQSSNPMLWVTDLAPEPHDVFWRNLNIPYRQLWIRRIATLVGAVAFMFVFLIPVAFIQGLTQLEHLSHAFPFLRGILKKQFINQVITGYLPSVILILFFYAVPPLMMYFSTLEGSISRSIRKKSACIKVLYFTIWNVFFVNILSGSVIRQLNVFSSVRDIPEQLARAVPTQAGFFTTYCFTSGWASLACEIMQPMALIWNLVAKAISKNKDESYETLRFPFHTEVPRLLLFGLLGFTNSVIAPLILPFLLIYFFLAYLIYKNQILNVYITKYESGGQYWPIFHNTTIFSLILTQIIALGFFGLKLSTVASGFTIPLILLTLLFSEYCRHRFGPIFHKHPAQVLIDMDRADEMAGKMDELHKKLHNMYSQIPLHTQKSSSKGECSSPFASQELPDPEKLKPEEGDAIAKELWGYQGSESGQEHEDKPCPSASSPEHLTPKRT from the exons ATGGAGATTGCAGCTCTTTTAACATCTGCTGGAATCAACATTTCGATCTGCATTGTGCTTCTCTCACTTTATTCCGTACTCAGGAAACAGCCAGCCAATTACTGTGTCTATTTCGGAAGAAGGCTTGTCTGTGGAGGTGCTAGACGTTATGATCCTTTTTGGTATGAGAGGTTTGTGCCTTCTCCAAGTTGGCTTGTCAAAGCATGGGAAACTAGTGAAGATGAGTTGTTAGCTGCTGCTGGTCTCGACGCTGTTGTTTTCCTCAGGATGGTCATTTTCAG CATTCGTATCTTCTTCATCACTGCTGTTGTTTGCATTGCTTTTGTGCTTCCTGTTAATTATTATGGCCAACCCACGGTGCATAAGGAAATCCATTTGGAGTCATCTGAAGTATTCACCATTGAAAATCTTAAAGAAGGCTCAAAATG GCTATGGGTTCATTGTCTTGCACTGTACATTATAACCTCAGCAGCATGTCTTCTTCTCTACTTT GACTATAGGACCATATCCAAAATGAGGCTTGGACATATCACCGGAACTGCCTCAAAGCCAAGTCAATTTACCGTTCTTATCCGTGCTATCCCATGGTCTCCTGACCAATCTTACAGCGACACACTGAGCAAATACTTCACAAATTACTATTCCTCAAGCTATATGTCCCACCAAATGGTTTACCACAATGGCATCATTCAGAGACTGCTG CTTGATGCGGAGAGGATGTGTCAGAGTATAAAACATGTTGCTCCTGAAATCAATTGTAAACCGAGTTTAACTCCATGCACCTTTTGTGGAGGGCCTACAGCCACAAATTCTTTTCACAAACTCTCCAGTGAGGGTGACAGTGTGAAAGGAATGGAGCTTGGTGAGTTGAGTATGACTACACCAGAGCAA GAACGTCCAGCtgcttttgtgtttttcaaGACACGATACGATGCACTTGTAGTTTCAGAGGTTCTACAATCATCAAATCCTATGTTATGGGTGACAGACTTAGCCCCAGAACCTCACGATGTGTTTTGGAGGAACCTTAACATACCTTATCGACAACTTTGGATACGGAGAATAGCAACTCTCGTTGGTGCAGTTGCCTTCATGTTTGTGTTTCTTATTCCGGTGGCCTTCATTCAAGGGCTGACTCAACTAGAGCATCTGTCTCATGCATTTCCTTTTCTAAGAGGCATCTTGAAGAA GCAGTTTATAAACCAGGTCATCACAGGGTACTTACCCAGTGTGATCTTGATTCTGTTTTTCTACGCCGTTCCACCATTGATGATGTATTTTTCAACTTTGGAGGGAAGTATTTCGCGGAGTATAAGAAAGAAGAGTGCTTGCATCAAAGTCTTGTATTTTACTATCTGGAATGTGTTCTTCGTAAATATTTTATCCGGATCTGTTATCAGGCAACTGAATGTTTTTTCTAGTGTTAGAGACATACCTGAACAACTCGCAAGAGCAGTTCCGACTCAG GCTGGCTTCTTTACGACTTATTGTTTCACATCTGGTTGGGCCAGTTTAGCTTGTGAAATAATGCAACCTATGGCTCTTATATGGAATCTTGTTGCAAAAGCTATTTCAAAGAACAAGGATGAGTCATACGAAACACTTAGGTTCCCATTCCATACAGAAGTTCCTAGGCTGCTTTTGTTTGGGCTCCTGGGTTTCACCAACTCAGTCATAGCCCCACTTATTCTGCCGTTTTTGTTGATATACTTCTTCCTTGCATATTTGATATACAAGAATCAG ATACTCAACGTGTATATCACAAAGTATGAAAGCGGTGGACAATACTGGCCTATCTTTCACAACACAACAATCTTTTCACTGATCTTGACACAGATTATAGCTTTGGGTTTTTTCGGATTAAAACTGTCAACTGTTGCTTCGGGTTTCACCATACCCTTAATCCTTCTCACTCTGCTTTTTAGTGAGTATTGCCGGCACAGATTTGGGCCCATTTTCCATAAGCATCCCGCTCAG GTGCTTATAGACATGGACAGAGCTGATGAAATGGCAGGAAAGATGGACGAGTTACACAAAAAGTTACATAATATGTACTCGCAAATACCATTACACACTCAGAAATCATCGAGCAAAGGTGAATGCAGTTCTCCTTTTGCGAGTCAGGAGTTACCAGATCCAGAGAAATTGAAGCCAG AGGAAGGAGATGCCATAGCCAAAGAGTTATGGGGCTATCAGGGCAGTGAGTCTGGTCAAGAACATGAAGACAAGCCGTGTCCCAGTGCTTCTTCACCAGAGCATCTTACCCCGAAGAGGACCTAG